The nucleotide sequence CCAGGGCGGCGGCGATCCGCAAAAGACGCGATGCTGAAGTCACGATGGCTCTTCCCGTGTCGCGCGGCAAAAGGCGACCCTACCTGCTTAAGGCGCGGCATTTGCGGTTTCAACCGGGAATGCGCCGCGGCTGCGCCGCACAATCGCCCTGCGGGATGGCCTTCCCCCGACCATCTGCTAGATTGCGTTGAACCTTTTGGCTCCGCCATAGACTCCACCACTGAGGGGTTGAGTGTGCCAGTGCTGAACCGTGCCGAACTCTCGCGGACCGGGGTGATCTTCGTTGCGCTTCTGCTCGCGATCTGCGCGACGGGCGCTGCTGCGCGCGAATTCCGCGCCGCCGACACCCAGAGCGAGGACTATCCGACCGTCCAGGCGCTGCGCTACATGGGCGCCCTGATCGCTGAGCGCAGCGGCGGCCGCCACGAGGTCAAGGTGTTCCACTCCCGCCAGCTCGGCGAGGAGAAGGAGACCATCGAGCAGACCCGGGCCGGCGCGATCGATCTCAACCGGACCAATGTGGCGCTGATCGGCAATTTCGTTCCGGCGATGAACGTGCTGGCGATGCCGTTCCTGTTCCGGTCCATCGAGCACATGCAGAAGGTGCTGGACGGGCCGATCGGCAACGAAATCCTGGGCAGTTTCGAGCCCTACGGCTTCGTCGGGCTCGCCTTCTACGATTCCGGAGCGCGGTCGATCTACAACGTCGTCCGTCCGGTCAGGAGTATCGCGGACCTCAGGGGATTGCGGATCCGGGTGCAACAATCGGAGTTGATGAGCCAGATGATCCGCTCGCTCGGCGCCGAACCGGTCGAGCTGCCCTACGGGCAGGTGCTCACCGGACTCACCAACCATCTGATCGACGGCGCCGAAAACAA is from Bradyrhizobium xenonodulans and encodes:
- a CDS encoding TRAP transporter substrate-binding protein, with protein sequence MPVLNRAELSRTGVIFVALLLAICATGAAAREFRAADTQSEDYPTVQALRYMGALIAERSGGRHEVKVFHSRQLGEEKETIEQTRAGAIDLNRTNVALIGNFVPAMNVLAMPFLFRSIEHMQKVLDGPIGNEILGSFEPYGFVGLAFYDSGARSIYNVVRPVRSIADLRGLRIRVQQSELMSQMIRSLGAEPVELPYGQVLTGLTNHLIDGAENNWPSFVTTDHYKHAGHYTLTEHTMSPEVLVISLKAWKSLSADDQTLFREAAARSSRFMREKWRDLEEQSQRKAIEAGVTIVRDIDRKPFEDAMAAVYSKAGRDPAAAALIERIRKVE